One part of the Cellvibrionales bacterium genome encodes these proteins:
- a CDS encoding sulfatase-like hydrolase/transferase, which produces MAFKKPDVLYDLGYGMRKQALEDNGYIIIYREVRHIQGKFSQRSIGSELFIAVRKELAAQYGIADINGNTPALTSSKNSTHPNIVFVLADDVSYDNFGFMGNKAVRTPTLDHLAQQGTVFTTAYVPTAFCRPSLATLLTGQWPHQNRLHANNGVPVLPLGSATLATRLQQQGYVTFAGGKFWEDEPDLRGFDYYDNRKEEFARQDQDKLWQFLDNFSGKQPMFIWWAPMIPHQPYNSPQQYVDTVDSSAINLRNIPADKQQEFIEKEKQLLGNTAWFDAEFKKLYDNLSNKKQLENTLFIFMADNGFSNRGASKSTPYELGIRTPLVFYWPKHFPAQRIDAGVDTVNLYRTVLELAGAPQPSNSTLPGHSLLPVIEQKTAPAAEKLFGANYPAYTLKTDPLPRPERDIFALHVRDGDWKYIFFLRDLREKDNADLTIQKGVMPFPEREGGDEELFYLPDDPYERNNLVNDTEQQARIAQYRREVLQWWFSTGGKPLDVAHHCPEQPAVLCRKLTAAAYQDLIRTTKQSH; this is translated from the coding sequence GTGGCATTCAAAAAACCCGATGTTTTATACGATCTGGGTTATGGCATGCGAAAACAAGCGCTGGAAGACAATGGTTACATCATCATCTATCGCGAAGTTCGACATATCCAAGGCAAATTTTCTCAGCGTTCGATTGGCTCTGAGTTATTTATTGCTGTTCGCAAAGAATTAGCGGCGCAATACGGCATTGCAGATATTAATGGCAACACGCCAGCCCTTACCTCATCTAAAAACAGCACGCACCCCAACATTGTTTTTGTACTTGCCGATGATGTGAGTTATGACAATTTTGGCTTTATGGGCAACAAAGCGGTGCGCACCCCCACGCTAGATCATCTCGCACAACAAGGCACGGTATTTACTACGGCTTATGTGCCAACAGCATTTTGTCGTCCGTCACTTGCCACGCTGCTAACCGGACAGTGGCCACATCAAAATCGCCTGCATGCCAACAATGGTGTCCCTGTGTTACCGTTAGGTTCGGCAACGCTAGCTACGCGCTTACAGCAGCAGGGGTATGTGACATTTGCTGGCGGAAAATTTTGGGAAGATGAGCCAGACCTGCGCGGCTTTGATTACTACGACAATCGCAAAGAGGAATTTGCCCGACAAGACCAAGATAAACTTTGGCAATTTCTCGATAATTTCTCTGGAAAACAACCGATGTTTATTTGGTGGGCGCCGATGATTCCGCACCAACCATATAACTCGCCACAACAATATGTAGACACTGTAGACAGCAGCGCCATCAATTTACGCAATATCCCTGCCGACAAACAACAGGAGTTTATTGAGAAAGAAAAACAACTATTAGGAAATACCGCTTGGTTTGATGCTGAATTTAAAAAGCTCTACGACAATTTGTCTAACAAAAAACAGCTAGAAAATACCCTATTTATCTTCATGGCTGACAACGGCTTTAGCAACCGCGGCGCATCCAAAAGCACACCGTATGAATTGGGAATCCGGACGCCTCTTGTTTTCTATTGGCCTAAGCATTTTCCTGCACAGCGCATTGATGCAGGCGTCGATACCGTCAACTTATATCGCACCGTACTAGAGCTGGCTGGCGCACCACAACCATCTAATAGCACGCTGCCAGGCCACAGCTTACTGCCTGTTATCGAGCAGAAAACCGCGCCAGCTGCTGAAAAATTATTCGGCGCCAACTACCCAGCCTACACACTAAAAACAGACCCGCTCCCTAGACCAGAGCGTGACATCTTTGCCCTACATGTGCGCGACGGCGATTGGAAATACATCTTCTTTCTGCGCGATCTTCGTGAAAAAGATAATGCCGATCTCACCATCCAAAAAGGTGTGATGCCATTCCCTGAGCGTGAAGGTGGCGATGAAGAATTATTTTATTTGCCCGATGATCCTTACGAAAGAAATAATCTTGTCAACGATACCGAGCAACAAGCACGCATCGCACAATATCGCCGCGAAGTTTTGCAGTGGTGGTTCAGCACAGGCGGAAAACCACTGGATGTCGCACACCACTGCCCAGAACAGCCCGCTGTGTTGTGTAGAAAATTAACCGCAGCGGCTTATCAAGATTTAATACGCACCACCAAACAGTCGCACTGA